From Chloroflexota bacterium, one genomic window encodes:
- a CDS encoding LpqB family beta-propeller domain-containing protein: MSRLKVRLTGLLSALVMVGTLFNGHANAAPWANRSAFVSPKFEEVWRRSDDPRVRDGRSLYWGFGPWFDYNEYYRESPNGLRRVQYFDKARMEINGINGNTDVTNGLLVVELVSGQLKTGDNAYDNAYRTAADRVPVAGDGYQTNSNSPTYASFAAVSTYNNNGYRDPDRRDQSIADAIDKSGNKSTRNDLRDAYKDQTKIVVYNATTGHNIPQVFWDFLNRTGPVIVNGQRTNGSIVDWTSAMGLPISDPYWVKATVGGVQKDLLVQLFERRILTYTPTNDAAYQVEMGNVGQHYFQWRYGHLGTPWNSSEPSLPIAFGSKRDGGAEWDTYAMNGDGSSQLLYASNDSKETVPYSWVRSWDPSKVKLFVDSRRGNGSNRQIWMVGADGAMSRVTYTDGTPTPPGVPYQGYVGTPSNDYNASVSPDGSKMAFVSDRSGKPQIFVSYTNGASQTQVTLDDCEHQTPSWSADGRYLYWASNCGTNAKYNVYRAELNWLADQPSNDYPYLSVELRNKVNLTNSTTSDNGFPRVSPDGTKIVFTSNRDGNSEVYLMNADGTNQTRLTNSSAEDGAPSWKLDGTKIAFDSNRDGNWNVYVMNTDGTGQAQLTNNSADDRWNVWGQ; the protein is encoded by the coding sequence ATGTCTCGATTGAAGGTTCGCTTAACTGGTCTACTTAGCGCTTTAGTTATGGTTGGTACGTTGTTCAATGGCCATGCCAATGCTGCTCCATGGGCCAATCGTTCAGCCTTTGTCTCACCCAAGTTCGAAGAAGTCTGGCGACGGTCGGATGATCCACGGGTTCGTGATGGGCGCTCGTTGTATTGGGGTTTTGGGCCGTGGTTTGATTATAACGAATATTACCGTGAATCGCCAAATGGCCTGCGCCGCGTGCAATACTTCGATAAAGCTCGCATGGAAATCAATGGGATCAACGGTAATACCGATGTAACCAATGGTTTGTTGGTGGTTGAATTGGTATCAGGTCAATTGAAAACTGGCGATAATGCCTATGATAACGCCTATCGGACTGCCGCCGACCGCGTGCCAGTTGCAGGCGATGGCTATCAAACTAACAGCAATTCGCCAACCTATGCCTCGTTTGCAGCAGTTTCAACCTACAACAACAATGGCTACCGCGATCCAGATCGCCGCGATCAATCGATTGCCGATGCGATCGACAAATCGGGCAATAAATCAACCCGCAACGATTTACGCGATGCCTACAAAGATCAAACCAAAATTGTGGTTTATAACGCGACAACTGGTCACAATATTCCGCAAGTCTTTTGGGATTTCTTGAATCGGACTGGCCCAGTTATTGTCAATGGTCAGCGCACGAATGGCTCAATCGTCGATTGGACTAGCGCGATGGGCTTGCCAATTAGTGATCCCTACTGGGTCAAAGCCACAGTTGGCGGCGTGCAAAAAGATCTGTTAGTGCAATTGTTTGAACGGCGGATTTTGACTTATACCCCAACCAACGATGCCGCCTATCAAGTCGAAATGGGCAACGTCGGTCAACACTACTTCCAATGGCGCTACGGCCATTTGGGAACACCATGGAATAGCTCAGAACCGAGCTTGCCAATTGCTTTTGGTTCAAAGCGTGATGGTGGAGCCGAATGGGATACCTACGCCATGAACGGCGATGGCAGCAGCCAATTGTTGTATGCTAGCAACGATAGCAAGGAAACCGTGCCATACTCATGGGTACGTTCGTGGGACCCAAGCAAAGTTAAATTGTTCGTCGATTCACGCCGTGGCAATGGCAGCAATCGCCAAATCTGGATGGTTGGCGCTGATGGTGCAATGAGCCGCGTGACCTACACCGACGGTACGCCCACCCCTCCAGGTGTGCCTTACCAAGGCTATGTTGGCACTCCATCAAACGATTACAACGCTTCGGTTTCGCCCGACGGCAGCAAAATGGCCTTTGTCTCAGATCGTTCAGGTAAGCCTCAAATCTTTGTGAGCTATACCAACGGGGCCAGCCAAACTCAAGTAACGCTTGATGATTGTGAACATCAAACCCCCAGCTGGAGTGCTGATGGTCGCTATCTCTACTGGGCCTCGAACTGTGGCACGAACGCCAAATACAATGTTTATCGCGCCGAACTGAACTGGTTGGCTGATCAACCAAGCAACGATTATCCATATCTATCGGTCGAATTGCGCAACAAGGTCAATTTGACCAACAGCACAACCAGCGATAATGGCTTCCCACGGGTTTCGCCCGATGGCACCAAAATCGTCTTTACTTCAAATCGTGATGGTAATAGCGAAGTCTATTTGATGAATGCTGATGGCACGAACCAAACCCGTTTGACCAACAGCAGTGCCGAAGATGGTGCTCCTTCGTGGAAACTCGACGGTACCAAAATCGCTTTCGATAGCAACCGCGATGGCAACTGGAATGTGTATGTGATGAACACCGATGGCACTGGTCAAGCGCAATTGACCAACAACAGCGCTGATGATCGCTGGAATGTTTGGGGCCAATAA
- the lysA gene encoding diaminopimelate decarboxylase — MEHAEVRRMPNAHVWPISASVVHDRLQIAGCDLVALAAEYGTPLYLLDAETIRTIAMRYSAALRHAYGSNVSIHYASKALLNVGVARLVHSLGLGLDVVSGGELAIAQRAGMPLDHVHLHGNGTPPAELAQAVEAGIGRIVVDNLDQLKFLADYCAKRPTPQTILLRIAPDVAAGAHAHIRTGAASAKFGMPLDDGTAAEAVRLALQAPGLNLVGLHAHIGSQMRDWAALREMIGRLLAFADQQRRERSWLLTEFSPGGGLAVAYMPNEQAGDIETYANTIANAVRLGCERYQIPLPRLIIEPGRSLVARAGVALYSVTGHKTVVGGSDYLHIDGGMGDNLRPSLYNAQYTAALAARPCAPPIAPVQLAGRFCESGDVLIREVALPAAEVGELVAVPVAGAYTLSMASAYNGVPRPALVLLDRGQATLIQRRETYADLMARDI, encoded by the coding sequence ATGGAACACGCCGAAGTTCGTCGCATGCCCAATGCCCATGTTTGGCCAATCAGTGCCAGTGTTGTTCATGATCGCTTGCAGATTGCTGGTTGCGATCTGGTGGCGCTGGCGGCTGAATATGGTACCCCGCTCTATCTGCTGGATGCTGAAACGATTCGCACGATTGCGATGCGCTATAGTGCCGCATTACGCCATGCCTATGGCAGCAATGTCAGCATTCACTATGCCAGCAAAGCCTTGTTAAATGTGGGCGTGGCGCGATTAGTGCATTCCTTGGGCTTGGGGTTGGATGTGGTGTCAGGTGGCGAATTGGCAATTGCCCAACGTGCTGGAATGCCGCTTGACCATGTTCATTTGCACGGCAATGGTACACCACCAGCCGAATTAGCTCAAGCGGTCGAGGCGGGAATTGGCCGAATTGTGGTCGATAATCTTGATCAGCTTAAATTTTTGGCCGACTATTGCGCCAAACGCCCAACACCGCAAACGATTCTCTTGCGTATCGCGCCAGATGTAGCGGCGGGCGCACATGCCCATATTCGCACCGGAGCCGCCAGCGCTAAGTTTGGCATGCCACTTGATGATGGTACTGCTGCCGAGGCAGTGCGCTTGGCGTTACAAGCACCAGGCCTGAATTTGGTTGGGTTACACGCCCATATTGGCTCGCAAATGCGCGATTGGGCGGCCCTGCGCGAGATGATTGGGCGTTTGTTGGCCTTTGCCGATCAGCAACGGCGTGAGCGAAGTTGGCTTTTAACTGAATTCAGCCCAGGTGGTGGTTTAGCGGTGGCTTATATGCCCAACGAGCAAGCTGGCGATATCGAAACCTACGCCAATACGATTGCCAATGCTGTGCGATTGGGCTGCGAACGCTATCAGATTCCGTTGCCGCGCTTGATTATCGAGCCTGGCCGATCGTTAGTGGCGCGGGCTGGCGTGGCCCTGTATAGCGTGACTGGGCATAAAACGGTGGTTGGTGGTAGCGATTATTTGCATATTGATGGTGGAATGGGCGATAATTTGCGGCCTTCGTTGTACAATGCTCAGTATACCGCTGCATTAGCTGCTCGTCCTTGTGCTCCGCCGATTGCTCCTGTGCAATTGGCCGGAAGGTTTTGTGAGTCGGGCGATGTCTTAATTCGGGAAGTAGCGTTGCCTGCTGCCGAAGTTGGCGAGCTTGTGGCAGTGCCTGTCGCGGGAGCCTATACACTCAGTATGGCCAGCGCCTATAATGGCGTGCCACGCCCAGCCTTGGTTCTGTTAGATCGGGGCCAGGCGACGCTCATTCAACGCCGCGAAACCTATGCCGATTTGATGGCGCGGGATATTTGA
- the dnaG gene encoding DNA primase: MNSVIDDIKERIDIVSFISDYVPLRKAGRNWVGFCPFHSNTRTPAFTVFADSNSYHCFGCKASGTIFDFLMQREGIDFPEALNQLAARAGVQLRQRTAQDDQEDVLRSRMLELNAAAARFWSHQLLQSPKAAHVRSYIEQRGLTPQTVEQFQLGYASEDWSSLLGYLHDRHGANPSEVAEVGLALEREQGGYYDRFRGRLMFPIHNAKGQIVGFGGRILGDGHPKYINSPQTLLFDKSSLLYGLFQARETIRSTDSVVVVEGYVDVIMAHQAGFRNVLAPMGTALTDVHAGQLNKMTKRITLAMDGDAAGQSAALRGLETLRETLDTHVRPVPTASGMLRWERELDATIKIALLPDGRDPDDIVRNNPEEWRSLIANAQPLMDFYLATLTRGLDLNSAKGKSAAVERLTPLLNQIADPVEKAHYIQRLANQIKIDQRLIEGSIGGDQPERQRKPNHRQSRPAAPPPVFSILEQEARREDFLLSLLIRFPQVQAVVSEQLRDDLAAAPTLRELWSGDVSELFERVENRVLWDLWRSAQAMATPNPIEWLETVPAELQAHGERLLNWDHAPPTRSFRVTREAEECLRPLRHRLGKRWSDRLGQIIAAAEPDQQERLLEQAMAIQHYLRATSEPRRSSYFLDTRDSLK, encoded by the coding sequence ATGAACTCAGTTATTGACGATATCAAAGAACGCATTGACATTGTGTCGTTCATCAGCGATTATGTGCCGCTGCGTAAGGCGGGGCGCAATTGGGTGGGTTTTTGCCCATTCCATTCGAATACCCGCACACCAGCTTTTACGGTTTTTGCCGATAGTAATAGCTATCACTGTTTTGGTTGCAAAGCTAGCGGCACAATTTTTGATTTTCTGATGCAACGCGAGGGCATCGACTTCCCTGAGGCGCTGAATCAACTTGCGGCTCGCGCAGGAGTGCAATTACGCCAGCGCACCGCCCAAGATGACCAAGAAGATGTGCTGCGTTCGCGCATGTTGGAGTTGAATGCCGCCGCTGCTCGTTTTTGGAGCCATCAACTGTTGCAATCGCCCAAAGCGGCTCATGTGCGCAGCTATATCGAGCAACGTGGGCTGACCCCGCAAACCGTTGAGCAATTTCAGTTGGGCTATGCTAGCGAAGATTGGTCAAGTTTATTGGGCTATCTGCACGATCGCCACGGAGCCAATCCGAGTGAAGTGGCCGAAGTTGGTTTAGCCTTGGAACGTGAGCAGGGCGGCTATTATGATCGCTTTCGTGGGCGTTTGATGTTTCCAATTCATAATGCCAAGGGCCAGATTGTCGGCTTTGGTGGACGAATTTTGGGCGATGGTCACCCCAAATATATCAACTCGCCCCAAACCTTGCTGTTTGATAAAAGTAGCCTGTTGTATGGCCTCTTTCAAGCCCGCGAGACGATTCGCAGCACCGATAGCGTGGTGGTGGTTGAGGGCTATGTTGATGTGATTATGGCCCATCAAGCGGGCTTTCGCAATGTACTAGCGCCGATGGGCACAGCCTTGACCGATGTGCATGCCGGCCAACTCAACAAAATGACTAAGCGCATCACCTTGGCAATGGATGGAGATGCGGCTGGTCAATCGGCGGCCTTGCGTGGCTTGGAAACCTTGCGCGAAACGCTCGATACCCATGTGCGGCCTGTGCCAACTGCTTCGGGTATGTTGCGTTGGGAGCGCGAGCTTGATGCCACGATCAAGATTGCCCTGCTGCCTGATGGCCGCGACCCTGATGATATTGTGCGCAATAACCCTGAGGAATGGCGCTCGCTGATTGCCAATGCTCAGCCGTTGATGGATTTTTATCTAGCAACTTTGACGAGAGGCTTGGATTTGAATAGTGCCAAAGGCAAATCGGCAGCGGTCGAACGCCTTACGCCGTTGCTCAATCAAATTGCCGATCCAGTTGAAAAAGCCCATTATATTCAGCGGCTTGCCAACCAGATCAAGATCGATCAGCGATTAATTGAAGGATCAATTGGTGGCGACCAACCAGAGCGTCAGCGCAAACCAAACCATCGTCAAAGCCGCCCCGCTGCGCCACCGCCAGTTTTTTCAATCTTAGAGCAGGAGGCACGGCGCGAAGATTTTCTTTTATCGTTATTAATTCGCTTTCCCCAAGTGCAAGCAGTGGTCAGCGAACAACTACGTGATGATTTAGCCGCAGCGCCAACCCTGCGCGAGTTGTGGAGTGGCGATGTGAGCGAACTTTTTGAACGAGTCGAAAATCGTGTATTATGGGATCTGTGGCGCTCAGCCCAGGCGATGGCTACTCCCAATCCAATTGAATGGCTTGAAACGGTACCAGCCGAATTGCAAGCCCATGGCGAACGCCTACTTAATTGGGATCATGCTCCACCAACCCGTAGTTTCCGTGTGACTCGTGAGGCCGAGGAATGTTTGCGCCCGTTGCGCCACCGTTTAGGCAAGCGCTGGAGCGACCGCCTTGGTCAGATAATTGCCGCCGCCGAACCTGATCAACAGGAACGATTGCTGGAGCAAGCCATGGCCATACAACATTATTTGCGTGCGACTTCGGAACCGCGTCGCAGCAGCTATTTTCTTGATACCCGTGATTCGCTCAAATAA
- the rpoD gene encoding RNA polymerase sigma factor RpoD, with protein MALDDEILDSELAGDETDDFPALRTLSDLLATGKKRGYVTPGEIQQIIDSQRDEDKQLEEIRDTLQKANIRVEETGDDDDEITVSENPEADFSNEGISVNDTVRLYLREIGLVPLLKGEQEVELARAMEDGDKAQQELIEHDHTLSDAERLALRRRIDRGEQAREHLTTANLRLVVSVAKKYIGRGLSLLDLIQEGNVGLIRAVEKFNYTKGFKFSTYATWWIRQAITRAIADQARTIRIPVHMVETINRMMRTARRLTQENGREPSDEELAQALDLTVEKVRAIRKTSMEPVSLETPVGQEEDSQLGDFLPDEKLEAPSDAASHQMLREQVAQVLDQLTEREKRVLKLRFGLEDGTQRTLEEVGKEFGVTRERIRQIEVKALRKLRHPRFGKKLRDYLE; from the coding sequence ATGGCTCTTGACGATGAAATCCTCGACTCTGAGCTTGCGGGTGATGAAACTGACGATTTTCCCGCTTTACGCACACTCAGCGATCTTTTAGCCACTGGCAAAAAACGCGGCTATGTTACGCCTGGCGAAATTCAGCAAATTATCGATTCGCAGCGTGACGAGGATAAGCAACTCGAAGAAATTCGCGATACCTTGCAAAAGGCCAATATTCGAGTCGAGGAAACTGGCGACGACGACGATGAAATTACGGTCAGCGAGAATCCTGAAGCCGATTTTTCCAATGAGGGCATCAGTGTCAACGACACCGTGCGCTTATATTTGCGCGAAATCGGCTTAGTGCCGTTGCTCAAAGGCGAGCAAGAGGTTGAGCTAGCCCGCGCCATGGAAGATGGCGATAAAGCCCAACAAGAGTTGATCGAGCATGATCATACGCTTTCGGATGCTGAACGCCTAGCCTTGCGCCGTCGGATCGATCGCGGCGAGCAAGCCCGTGAACACTTGACCACCGCCAACTTGCGTTTGGTGGTCAGTGTCGCCAAAAAATATATTGGCCGTGGACTTTCGTTGCTCGATCTGATTCAAGAAGGCAATGTCGGCTTGATTCGCGCGGTCGAGAAATTTAATTACACCAAAGGCTTTAAGTTCTCAACCTACGCCACTTGGTGGATTCGCCAAGCAATCACACGGGCAATAGCCGACCAAGCTCGTACCATCCGAATTCCGGTGCACATGGTCGAAACGATCAACCGTATGATGCGCACAGCACGACGTTTAACCCAAGAGAATGGCCGCGAGCCAAGCGATGAAGAACTGGCACAAGCACTCGATCTGACAGTCGAGAAAGTGCGGGCAATTCGCAAAACCTCGATGGAGCCTGTTTCGCTGGAAACCCCCGTTGGCCAAGAAGAAGATAGCCAGCTAGGCGATTTCTTGCCCGACGAAAAACTTGAAGCGCCTTCCGATGCAGCTTCGCATCAGATGTTGCGTGAACAAGTGGCGCAGGTACTCGATCAACTGACTGAGCGTGAAAAGCGCGTGTTGAAGCTACGCTTTGGGCTAGAAGATGGTACCCAACGCACGCTCGAAGAAGTTGGCAAAGAATTTGGCGTAACTCGCGAACGGATTCGCCAGATCGAGGTTAAGGCGCTGCGCAAACTGCGACACCCGCGCTTTGGCAAAAAACTCCGTGATTATCTCGAATAA
- a CDS encoding histidine phosphatase family protein, with product MRLIVVRHGETAWNAERRYQGHLPIPLNQRGREQALCAGQRLAKLAIDHLYASDIARAWETATIIGEQIGLTPEPLIDLREINDGDWAGHTPEELHDLFPDHMQLIKLNPDSTQRLNGESYAELQQRMAKAFEHFAANHRGQTVVAVSHGGAIRALVCHLLAAPLRHFGRLWLDNGAFVEIVAHGDEWRVLRVNDAAHLDGVFAKGE from the coding sequence ATGCGGTTGATCGTGGTTCGTCATGGCGAAACGGCCTGGAATGCTGAACGCCGTTATCAAGGCCATTTGCCAATTCCGTTGAATCAGCGCGGGCGCGAACAAGCCTTATGCGCTGGTCAACGCCTAGCAAAATTAGCAATCGATCATCTTTATGCCAGCGATATTGCCCGTGCTTGGGAGACCGCCACCATCATTGGTGAACAGATTGGCCTTACGCCTGAGCCATTAATCGATCTGCGTGAGATCAACGATGGCGATTGGGCCGGCCATACTCCCGAAGAATTGCACGATCTGTTTCCCGACCATATGCAATTGATCAAGCTTAACCCCGATAGCACCCAACGCCTGAATGGCGAATCGTATGCTGAGTTGCAACAGCGCATGGCCAAGGCCTTCGAGCATTTTGCCGCCAATCACCGTGGTCAAACCGTGGTAGCGGTTTCACATGGCGGCGCAATTCGTGCTTTGGTTTGCCACTTGCTGGCCGCACCGCTACGCCACTTTGGCCGTTTATGGCTCGATAATGGCGCATTCGTCGAGATTGTAGCGCACGGTGATGAATGGCGAGTCTTGCGGGTTAACGATGCCGCTCATCTTGATGGGGTATTTGCCAAAGGAGAATGA
- a CDS encoding SH3 domain-containing protein — MSQVALTPRSQPTTVWQLRRKKVPDQLSLPADYVPTDYTSLPTPEEPKKGGGLGIILVVVVLFLVLGAIAYAVWGQGGGEEDLVPTQVPTTALTIDRASMIVSDGKLTAQISITTDAPDNSQVGAILLEDGRPFEFFESDAMTTTVSGGKARLIIPEMEGHEDGRKSSEYTVKVTVASADGVALATADEAIEIKGDALDRFLGDTAVTPIDVTPTTTDPISGTMVPTPADGSTPVTQVTPVQPTAAPGGVPVPLDNVVISRPGIVYTTPFGPANQRGNVTAGEIARIVVKMPVNGEVWYLVAISQSGQSGWLNSSLIDLPATEVNKITPVSGDAPFAVAFNGGNVRSAPGGDVLTQVDAGVNVSLINRSSDSAWFKIKLPNGSEGWVVGQILTINPAVLNTIPVAP, encoded by the coding sequence ATGTCTCAAGTTGCCTTAACACCACGTTCTCAGCCAACGACTGTTTGGCAGTTACGGCGCAAAAAAGTCCCCGATCAACTTTCGTTGCCAGCTGATTATGTTCCAACTGACTATACGTCGTTGCCAACCCCCGAAGAACCCAAAAAAGGTGGTGGGCTAGGGATCATTTTGGTTGTGGTGGTATTGTTCTTGGTTTTGGGTGCAATCGCCTATGCTGTTTGGGGCCAAGGTGGTGGCGAAGAAGATCTGGTTCCAACTCAAGTTCCAACCACAGCCCTAACGATCGATCGTGCCAGCATGATTGTGAGCGATGGCAAATTGACGGCTCAAATCTCAATTACCACAGATGCCCCTGATAACAGCCAAGTGGGAGCGATCTTATTGGAAGATGGCCGCCCATTTGAGTTTTTTGAATCTGACGCAATGACCACAACTGTCAGCGGCGGCAAGGCTCGCTTGATTATTCCTGAAATGGAAGGCCACGAAGATGGCCGCAAATCGTCGGAATATACGGTTAAGGTGACAGTCGCTAGCGCCGATGGTGTTGCTTTGGCGACCGCTGATGAAGCGATTGAAATCAAGGGCGATGCACTTGATCGCTTCTTGGGCGATACCGCAGTAACTCCTATCGATGTAACCCCAACCACCACCGATCCAATTTCTGGCACGATGGTGCCAACACCTGCTGACGGCTCGACTCCAGTAACCCAAGTCACCCCAGTTCAACCAACTGCTGCACCTGGTGGCGTGCCAGTTCCGTTGGATAATGTGGTGATCAGCCGCCCAGGCATTGTCTACACCACGCCGTTTGGCCCGGCCAACCAACGTGGCAACGTAACTGCTGGCGAAATTGCGCGGATTGTCGTCAAGATGCCAGTCAATGGCGAAGTTTGGTATTTGGTGGCGATCAGCCAAAGTGGCCAATCGGGCTGGCTCAATAGCAGCCTGATCGACTTACCTGCAACTGAAGTCAACAAAATTACCCCTGTCAGTGGTGATGCACCATTTGCCGTAGCCTTCAATGGCGGCAATGTGCGCTCAGCACCTGGCGGCGATGTTTTGACCCAAGTTGATGCTGGGGTAAATGTCTCGTTGATCAACCGCAGCAGCGATAGCGCTTGGTTCAAAATCAAGTTACCAAACGGTAGTGAAGGATGGGTCGTTGGTCAGATCCTGACTATCAACCCTGCGGTATTAAATACCATCCCTGTAGCACCCTAA
- a CDS encoding AAA family ATPase encodes MDEQQKTPISGSMQRAVRGDKNPLDAVEQELRTSVFGQNRAIESLIRALNRARFGFSAGSQQRPRATLLFLGPTGVGKSECAKRLAAFLHPQGGGFLKLDCSLFSQGHEVSALLGAPPSYVGRDQKPLLDPELIEQENAVILFDEIEKATSELWNLLLQIMEDGEITLLNGGRKVSFHRAIVIMTTNVGAQEMANYVSQRTIGFRTPNRVVESTGQQIYQIGFESLQKVFSPEWINRIDEIIAFRPLSSDTLRQVLDRMVAESNEQYRRHGVEISLNEEARDYILRRGFDPRFGARPLRSRLMKDIDAPLADLLASGGIPSGAKVQIVVSEEEAKDGNNLDFFYEPDATLAAFAADYAAKQEQAPPSAREVAGPPSHTPGPSIARSTENNNRR; translated from the coding sequence ATGGATGAACAGCAAAAAACACCGATCAGCGGTTCCATGCAACGAGCGGTGCGCGGTGATAAAAACCCACTCGATGCCGTTGAACAAGAATTACGCACCAGCGTCTTTGGCCAAAATCGTGCGATCGAAAGTTTAATTCGTGCCTTGAATCGTGCTCGCTTTGGCTTTAGTGCTGGTAGTCAGCAACGTCCACGCGCAACGTTGCTGTTTCTTGGGCCAACTGGCGTTGGTAAAAGTGAATGTGCTAAGCGCTTAGCTGCATTTTTACATCCGCAAGGCGGTGGGTTTCTCAAGCTCGATTGTTCGCTGTTTAGCCAAGGCCACGAAGTTTCGGCGTTGCTTGGCGCTCCTCCCTCCTACGTCGGACGCGATCAAAAGCCCTTGCTCGACCCTGAGTTGATCGAGCAAGAAAATGCAGTGATCTTGTTTGACGAAATCGAAAAAGCCACATCCGAGCTTTGGAATTTGTTGCTGCAAATCATGGAAGATGGCGAGATTACCTTGCTCAACGGCGGGCGCAAAGTTTCATTCCATCGCGCTATTGTTATCATGACCACGAATGTTGGCGCTCAGGAAATGGCAAATTATGTCTCGCAACGCACCATCGGTTTCCGCACACCCAATCGCGTCGTCGAATCGACTGGCCAACAAATTTATCAAATCGGCTTTGAATCGCTGCAAAAGGTCTTTAGCCCTGAATGGATCAATCGGATCGATGAAATTATCGCTTTCCGGCCATTAAGTAGCGATACATTACGTCAAGTCCTTGATCGCATGGTTGCCGAATCGAATGAACAATATCGCCGCCATGGCGTGGAAATTAGCTTAAACGAGGAAGCTCGCGATTATATTTTGCGCCGTGGTTTCGACCCACGCTTTGGCGCTCGCCCGTTGCGCTCGCGTTTGATGAAGGATATCGATGCTCCGTTGGCCGATTTGCTGGCTTCGGGCGGGATTCCCAGCGGGGCAAAAGTACAAATTGTGGTCTCGGAAGAAGAAGCCAAGGATGGCAATAACCTCGATTTCTTCTACGAGCCTGATGCAACCTTGGCAGCATTTGCCGCAGATTATGCGGCTAAACAAGAGCAAGCTCCGCCATCAGCCCGTGAAGTTGCTGGGCCACCATCACATACCCCTGGCCCATCGATTGCTCGCTCAACCGAAAACAACAATCGACGCTAA
- the rsgA gene encoding ribosome small subunit-dependent GTPase A gives MNGTIMRAQSGFFWVKLDETGETLRCTLRGRLKKTKQYSDLATLGDFVRITPTIPNEGVVEEIYPRRSKLARTAIKGAHFEQVIVANLDIVLITFAVAHPEPHVRMIDRFLVIAEANNLDVAIIANKCDLASDSPQKVFGIYEQIGYPVFYTSVSTGQGIEQVQEAIHNKISAFTGPSGVGKSSLLNAIQPGLNLRTGDVSDAVNKGQHTTVAGELVPLHAGGFVADTPGIRELGLYQMEPDELEWCFREFRPFIDQCGFSDCTHTHEPECAVLAAVEAGQISSARHQSYQKLRDHTAEQSASQRF, from the coding sequence ATGAACGGAACGATCATGCGTGCCCAAAGTGGCTTTTTTTGGGTAAAACTCGACGAAACAGGCGAAACCTTGCGCTGCACCCTGCGCGGGCGGCTCAAAAAAACCAAACAATATAGCGATCTCGCCACGCTTGGCGATTTCGTGCGAATCACGCCAACCATTCCCAACGAAGGCGTGGTCGAAGAGATTTACCCACGGCGCAGCAAGCTTGCCCGGACAGCCATCAAGGGCGCACATTTTGAACAAGTAATTGTTGCTAATTTAGATATTGTGCTAATTACCTTTGCCGTAGCTCACCCCGAGCCACATGTGCGCATGATCGATCGCTTTTTGGTGATTGCTGAGGCCAATAACCTCGATGTAGCGATCATCGCCAATAAATGCGATTTAGCCAGCGATAGCCCGCAAAAGGTCTTTGGCATCTACGAGCAAATTGGCTATCCGGTGTTTTACACGAGCGTTAGCACTGGCCAAGGCATCGAGCAAGTTCAAGAGGCGATTCATAATAAAATTTCGGCCTTTACTGGCCCTTCGGGGGTTGGCAAATCAAGTTTGCTCAACGCAATTCAGCCAGGCCTGAATTTGCGGACTGGCGATGTCAGCGATGCGGTCAATAAAGGCCAGCATACCACGGTGGCAGGTGAATTGGTGCCATTGCATGCTGGTGGTTTTGTGGCCGATACCCCTGGTATTCGCGAGCTGGGCCTCTATCAAATGGAGCCAGACGAACTCGAATGGTGCTTCCGCGAATTCCGGCCATTTATCGATCAATGTGGCTTTAGCGATTGCACCCATACCCACGAGCCAGAATGCGCGGTTTTGGCCGCAGTTGAGGCTGGCCAAATCAGCAGCGCCCGTCATCAAAGTTACCAAAAACTACGCGACCATACCGCTGAACAAAGCGCAAGTCAACGCTTTTAA